A DNA window from Rhodococcus sp. Z13 contains the following coding sequences:
- a CDS encoding TIGR03621 family F420-dependent LLM class oxidoreductase — MGEFRFSVNVFTVEGPDAFAAWCRQVEAAGFDALYTADHLGVPAPFPVLVAAAQATERLRVGTLVLNTAFWNPALLAREIATTDLLTGGRLEVGLGAGHMKWEFDTAGIEWERFDERADRLEDALRQLQCAFAEPAFPEQAGLREAFGVPVLAPVQRHGFGGHGPPLIVGGTGDRVLSIAAAHADVVSVAGAVRLRGRPPGSFRIGTAAEADERVAFARAQAGDRADRIEWHTLLQAVVETDDPDAAAAALAARFGGTVAAADLLDSPFVLIGTVDEMAEQLLRSRDRFGFTHFTVHAPYREVFGAVIARVQAPEDGRSREARDRPLR, encoded by the coding sequence ATGGGCGAGTTCCGCTTCTCCGTCAACGTCTTCACCGTCGAGGGACCGGACGCGTTCGCCGCGTGGTGCCGGCAGGTGGAGGCGGCGGGCTTCGACGCGCTCTACACCGCCGACCACCTCGGGGTGCCCGCACCGTTCCCCGTGCTGGTCGCCGCGGCGCAGGCCACCGAGCGGCTGCGGGTGGGCACGCTGGTGCTCAACACGGCGTTCTGGAACCCCGCCCTGCTCGCCCGCGAGATCGCCACGACCGACCTGCTCACCGGCGGCCGCCTCGAGGTCGGACTCGGTGCGGGACACATGAAATGGGAGTTCGACACCGCCGGCATCGAATGGGAGCGCTTCGACGAGCGCGCCGACCGGCTCGAGGACGCCTTGCGGCAACTGCAGTGCGCCTTCGCCGAACCGGCCTTCCCCGAGCAGGCCGGACTGCGGGAGGCCTTCGGGGTACCGGTGCTCGCGCCCGTACAGCGCCACGGTTTCGGCGGCCACGGCCCGCCGCTGATCGTCGGGGGCACCGGCGACCGGGTCCTGTCCATAGCCGCGGCCCACGCGGACGTCGTGAGCGTCGCCGGAGCGGTCCGGCTGCGCGGACGACCGCCGGGGAGCTTCCGGATCGGCACCGCCGCCGAGGCCGACGAGCGTGTCGCCTTCGCGCGGGCGCAGGCGGGCGACCGCGCCGACCGGATCGAGTGGCACACCCTGCTGCAGGCAGTCGTCGAGACCGACGACCCGGATGCAGCGGCTGCGGCGCTCGCCGCCCGGTTCGGCGGCACCGTCGCCGCCGCGGATCTGCTCGACTCCCCCTTCGTGCTGATCGGCACGGTCGACGAGATGGCCGAGCAGCTCCTGCGCAGCCGTGACCGCTTCGGGTTCACCCACTTCACCGTCCACGCGCCCTACCGGGAGGTGTTCGGTGCGGTGATCGCCCGGGTGCAGGCACCGGAGGACGGCCGGTCCCGAGAAGCCCGGGACCGGCCGCTTCGCTAG
- a CDS encoding acyl-CoA dehydrogenase family protein, translated as MERTLFEPEHELFRESYRKFLEQEVAPYHEQWEKDKIVDREVWKKAGAQGFLGMAVPEEYGGGGMDDFRYNAIMAEETTKLGFSGLGFMLHNDVVAPYLLELANEEQKQRWLPGFCSGELITAIAMTEPGTGSDLQGIKTRAVRDGDDWILNGAKTFITNGIHSDLVIVVACTDPDKGAQGFSLLVVERGMPGFERGRNLDKIGLDAQDTAELSFDNVRVPGANLLGQEGMGFIYLMQNLPQERLAIAVVAAAAMERVLEETIQYCRDRKAFGKPIGKFQNTRFELAELATETQLARVFVDRCIELLNEKKLTVQEAAMAKYWTTDKQVELIDRCLQLHGGYGYMREYPVAKAYLDARVQKIYGGTNEIMKEVIGRGLNI; from the coding sequence ATGGAACGCACCCTTTTCGAGCCCGAGCACGAACTCTTCCGCGAGTCGTACCGGAAGTTCCTCGAACAGGAGGTGGCCCCCTACCACGAGCAGTGGGAGAAGGATAAGATCGTCGACCGCGAGGTGTGGAAGAAGGCCGGCGCGCAGGGCTTCCTCGGCATGGCCGTGCCGGAGGAGTACGGCGGCGGCGGCATGGACGACTTCCGCTACAACGCCATCATGGCCGAGGAGACCACCAAGCTCGGCTTCAGCGGTCTCGGCTTCATGCTGCACAACGATGTCGTCGCGCCCTACCTGCTCGAGCTCGCCAACGAGGAGCAGAAACAGCGCTGGCTGCCCGGTTTCTGTTCCGGTGAGCTGATCACCGCGATCGCCATGACCGAGCCCGGCACCGGCAGCGACCTGCAGGGCATCAAGACCCGCGCGGTGCGCGACGGCGACGACTGGATCCTCAACGGCGCCAAGACGTTCATCACCAACGGTATCCACTCCGATCTGGTGATCGTCGTGGCCTGCACCGACCCCGACAAGGGCGCGCAGGGCTTCTCGCTCCTCGTCGTCGAGCGCGGTATGCCCGGCTTCGAGCGCGGCCGCAACCTCGACAAGATCGGCCTCGACGCCCAGGACACCGCGGAGCTGAGCTTCGACAACGTCCGCGTCCCCGGCGCCAACCTCCTCGGCCAGGAGGGCATGGGCTTCATCTACCTCATGCAGAACCTGCCGCAGGAACGTCTGGCCATCGCCGTCGTCGCCGCCGCCGCGATGGAGCGCGTGCTCGAGGAGACCATCCAGTACTGCCGCGACCGCAAGGCCTTCGGCAAGCCGATCGGCAAGTTCCAGAACACCCGCTTCGAGCTCGCCGAGCTCGCCACCGAGACCCAGCTCGCCCGGGTCTTCGTCGACCGCTGCATCGAGCTGCTCAACGAGAAGAAGCTCACCGTGCAGGAGGCCGCGATGGCCAAGTACTGGACCACCGACAAGCAGGTCGAGCTCATCGACCGCTGCCTGCAGCTGCACGGCGGCTACGGCTACATGCGCGAGTACCCGGTCGCCAAGGCGTACCTCGACGCGCGCGTGCAGAAGATCTACGGCGGCACCAACGAGATCATGAAGGAGGTCATCGGGCGCGGTCTGAACATCTGA
- the lexA gene encoding transcriptional repressor LexA has product MKADGTSTARRGGHATDDPAAGLTERQRRVLEVIRDSVAERGYPPSIREIGDAVGLNSTSSVAHQLRTLERKGFLRRDPNRPRAVDVRGLDGAPAPESAPEVVAASGADEVPSSAAMVPVVGRIAAGGPILAEESIEDVFPLPRELVGQGELFLLKVVGESMIDAAICDGDWVVVRQQNVAENGDIVAAMLDGEATVKTFKRVDGDVWLMPHNPMFEPIPGNDAVILGKVVTVIRKV; this is encoded by the coding sequence ATGAAGGCGGACGGCACATCCACAGCCCGCCGGGGTGGGCACGCGACCGACGATCCGGCCGCCGGCCTCACCGAGCGCCAGCGACGCGTCCTCGAGGTGATCCGCGACTCGGTCGCCGAGCGGGGCTATCCCCCGAGCATCCGCGAGATCGGCGACGCGGTCGGTCTGAACTCCACGTCCTCGGTCGCGCACCAGCTGCGCACCCTGGAACGCAAGGGCTTCCTGCGTCGCGACCCGAACCGCCCCCGCGCCGTCGACGTGCGGGGACTCGACGGGGCGCCGGCCCCGGAGTCCGCGCCCGAGGTGGTCGCCGCGTCCGGCGCCGACGAGGTGCCCTCGTCGGCGGCGATGGTGCCCGTGGTGGGCCGCATCGCGGCCGGTGGCCCGATCCTGGCGGAGGAGTCGATCGAGGACGTCTTCCCGCTCCCCCGCGAACTCGTCGGCCAGGGCGAGTTGTTCCTGCTGAAGGTGGTCGGCGAGTCGATGATCGACGCGGCGATCTGCGACGGCGACTGGGTGGTCGTGCGTCAGCAGAACGTCGCCGAGAACGGCGACATCGTCGCGGCGATGCTCGACGGCGAGGCGACGGTCAAGACCTTCAAACGGGTCGACGGCGACGTCTGGCTCATGCCGCACAACCCGATGTTCGAGCCCATCCCGGGCAACGACGCGGTGATCCTCGGCAAGGTGGTCACGGTCATCCGCAAGGTCTGA
- a CDS encoding hydrogen peroxide-inducible genes activator — protein MTDQSYQPTLSQLRAFVAVATYRHFGTAAARLDVSQPTLSQGLAALENGLGVQLIERSTRRVLVTAAGERLLPYAEVVLEAADNFVDAAAGMADGLSGPLRLGLIPTVAPYLLPSVLPAFDESMPSLTLHVVEDQTARLLDSLRAGTLDVAVLALPADVPGVVEIPLYDEDFVVVLPHGHELAGRTDLPVSTLDDAPLLLLDEGHCLRDQTLDLCRSVDVRPTFGDTRATSLSTVVRCVAGGLGVTLVPASAVPVETARGDLDTAHFAAPAPGRRIGLVHRSSSPRSADYRILADVLRGCVPEQCRPVVPTASA, from the coding sequence ATGACCGATCAGAGCTACCAGCCCACGCTGTCGCAGCTGCGCGCCTTCGTGGCGGTTGCCACCTACCGCCACTTCGGGACCGCCGCGGCGCGGCTCGACGTGAGCCAACCCACCCTGTCGCAGGGGCTGGCGGCACTCGAGAACGGCCTGGGGGTGCAACTGATCGAACGCAGCACCCGCCGCGTCCTGGTCACCGCCGCCGGTGAACGACTGCTGCCCTACGCCGAAGTGGTCCTCGAAGCGGCCGACAACTTCGTCGACGCCGCCGCCGGCATGGCCGACGGGCTCTCCGGACCGCTGCGGCTCGGGCTCATCCCCACGGTCGCGCCCTATCTGCTGCCGAGCGTGCTCCCGGCCTTCGACGAGTCCATGCCGTCGCTGACGCTCCACGTCGTGGAGGACCAGACCGCCCGCCTGCTCGACTCGCTGCGCGCGGGCACCCTCGACGTCGCCGTCCTCGCCCTGCCCGCCGACGTGCCCGGCGTGGTCGAGATCCCGCTCTACGACGAGGACTTCGTGGTCGTGCTCCCGCACGGACACGAACTCGCCGGCCGCACCGACCTGCCGGTGTCCACCCTCGACGACGCGCCGCTGCTGCTCCTCGACGAAGGGCACTGCCTGCGCGACCAGACCCTCGACCTGTGCCGGTCGGTGGACGTGCGGCCCACCTTCGGCGACACCCGCGCGACCTCGCTGTCGACCGTCGTGCGCTGCGTCGCCGGGGGACTGGGCGTCACCCTCGTCCCCGCCTCGGCCGTCCCGGTCGAGACCGCGCGCGGCGATCTCGACACCGCCCACTTCGCCGCACCCGCTCCGGGGCGCCGCATCGGCCTGGTCCACCGGTCCTCGTCGCCGCGCAGCGCCGACTACCGGATCCTCGCCGACGTCCTGCGCGGCTGCGTGCCGGAGCAGTGCCGGCCGGTCGTGCCCACCGCCTCTGCCTGA
- a CDS encoding uracil-xanthine permease family protein has product MTERVKATGSTATNRGRTRGWTLHGDGRRISPGAVVAPHERLSWPRTVGIGMQHVIAMFGATLLVPTITGFPVTTTLLFSGIGTALFLIITRGRVPSYLGSSFAFIAPLGASAGHGMAAQLGGILAVGVVLVLIGLAVKAAGARVIDAVMPPVVTGAIVALIGLNLAPTAATSYEAQPLVATVTLVVTLLVTVVGPGMLGRLGILVGVVVGWIFAAVTGALSSERVEAMREAAWFGLPELHAPRFELSVILLALPVVVVLVAENVGHVKAVAAMTGRNLDDMAGNALLADGLATTLAGAGGGSGTTTYAENIGVMAATRVYSTAAYAVAALTAVVLAFSPKFGALVFTVPDGVLGGATLVLYGLIGILGVRIWMDAKVDFTDPVNLSVVAAALVAGIGDLTLSIGSVELGGIAWGSIGILVAYPILRRLGDLRR; this is encoded by the coding sequence GTGACCGAACGAGTGAAGGCGACCGGGAGTACCGCGACGAACCGGGGACGGACCCGGGGATGGACACTGCACGGCGACGGACGTCGCATCAGCCCCGGCGCCGTGGTCGCGCCGCACGAGCGGCTGTCCTGGCCGCGCACCGTCGGCATCGGCATGCAGCACGTCATCGCCATGTTCGGTGCGACGCTGCTGGTGCCGACCATCACCGGCTTCCCGGTGACCACGACGCTGCTGTTCTCCGGCATCGGCACCGCCCTTTTCCTCATCATCACCCGCGGGCGGGTCCCCAGCTATCTCGGCTCGTCGTTCGCCTTCATCGCCCCACTCGGCGCCTCGGCGGGACACGGCATGGCGGCGCAACTCGGCGGGATCCTCGCGGTCGGTGTCGTCCTCGTCCTGATCGGCCTGGCGGTCAAGGCCGCCGGTGCACGGGTCATCGACGCGGTGATGCCGCCGGTGGTCACCGGCGCCATCGTGGCCCTGATCGGCCTGAACCTCGCGCCCACCGCGGCGACCTCCTACGAGGCGCAACCCCTCGTCGCGACGGTCACGCTCGTGGTCACCCTGCTCGTGACGGTGGTCGGTCCCGGCATGCTCGGCCGCCTCGGCATCCTCGTCGGTGTCGTCGTCGGCTGGATCTTCGCCGCGGTCACGGGGGCGTTGTCGTCCGAACGCGTCGAGGCGATGCGCGAGGCCGCCTGGTTCGGCCTGCCCGAACTGCACGCCCCCCGCTTCGAGTTGTCCGTCATCCTGCTGGCCCTGCCCGTGGTGGTCGTGCTCGTCGCCGAGAACGTCGGCCACGTCAAGGCCGTCGCTGCGATGACCGGCCGGAATCTCGACGACATGGCCGGCAACGCCCTGCTCGCCGACGGCCTGGCGACGACGCTCGCCGGTGCCGGCGGCGGCTCGGGCACCACCACCTACGCCGAGAACATCGGCGTCATGGCCGCGACCCGTGTCTACTCCACCGCGGCCTATGCCGTCGCGGCGCTCACCGCGGTCGTCCTCGCCTTCTCCCCGAAGTTCGGTGCCCTCGTGTTCACCGTCCCCGACGGTGTGCTCGGCGGCGCGACCCTCGTCCTCTACGGTCTCATCGGCATCCTCGGCGTGCGGATCTGGATGGACGCGAAGGTGGACTTCACCGATCCGGTGAACCTCAGCGTCGTCGCCGCGGCGCTCGTCGCCGGTATCGGTGACCTGACCCTGTCGATCGGCTCGGTCGAACTCGGCGGCATCGCGTGGGGGTCGATCGGCATCCTGGTCGCCTACCCGATCCTCCGGCGGCTCGGGGACCTGCGACGCTGA
- the hrpA gene encoding ATP-dependent RNA helicase HrpA → MSNSPAPNRRELRAALSEVSLRDENRLRRRLDRARGGEALAKIAVEIDNARSRLATRADSVPEIRYPEDLPVSQRKDDIAAAIRDHQVVVVAGETGSGKTTQIPKICLELGRGVRGLIGHTQPRRIAARAVAERLAEELGTELGDTVGYTVRFTDQVTESTLVKLMTDGILLAEIQRDRLLRQYDTIIIDEAHERSLNIDFLLGYLAQLLPRRPDLKVIITSATIDPERFARHFAAPDGTPAPIVEVSGRTYPVEVRYRPLTVEVGDTLVDRDPVDAVCEAVEELQREGDGDILVFLSGEREIRDTADALRDRKLRNTEILPLYGRLSAAEQHKVFTPHTGRRVVLSTNVAETSLTVPGIRYVVDPGTARISRYSVRTKVQRLPIEPISQASARQRAGRCGRVADGICIRLYSEDDFESRPEFTEPEILRTNLASVVLQMTALGLGDIENFPFVEAPDPRAIRDGIALLEELGALEPAKKDEGPRLTAVGREIARLPVDPRMARMIVEGHRNGCLREVLIIVAALSIQDVRERPTEFQQAADEKHARFAVEGSDFLAFLQLWDYLKEQRRELSSSRFRKMCRDEFLHWLRIREWQDLQGQLRQICLDMGWQTQHREVNPDDVHRSLLAGLLSHIGLREGEKRDFLGARGARFAIFPGSSLFKKPPRWVMAAELVETSRLWARTAARIEPEWVEKLAPHLVKRTYSEPHWSTRREAAMAYERVTLYGIPLVAQRPVPYGRIDPEVSRELFIRHALVQGEWRTQHRFFHDNRALLEDVEELEHRARRRDIVVDDETLFEFYDERVGPEVVSARHFDTWWKKTRRQQPDLLTFTPETVVNQEAAAVLEGDYPDAWRQGEIQFPLTYQFEPGTEEDGVTARIPVALLANVRAVGFDWLVPGMRTELVTALIKTLPKHLRRQVVPAPDFAAAALASVTPRSEPLVNAMARELSRLGRCPIEPSDFSPTSLPDHLRMTFAAVDEKGKVLGRSKSLVELRKQLSSRVDAEVSRAASGTERAATLVWTAETLGTLPATVTREVGGQQVTGYPALVPEGEGVAVRVLSTPQAQQAATRQGLRTLLLASAPTKTKAVTSGLTNTERLTLGRNPDGSFDALVEDCRACAVDEMIAAHGRPVRTPEEFERLAAAVRSQLPGRVARLLKAVVPVLGQAHEVGILLDRVRGEAAEDVREQLSSLLFPGFVTDLGTRRLADLPRYLAAAAHRLESLPASAHRDAAGMDVLDRVYSAYDKLLARLPEERHGSPEITEIYWMIEELRVSLFAQSLGTRIPVSEKRVLKAIDAVR, encoded by the coding sequence ATGTCGAATTCCCCTGCCCCGAATCGTCGCGAACTGCGCGCTGCCCTGTCCGAGGTCTCCCTCCGCGACGAGAACCGGCTCCGTCGCCGGCTCGATCGGGCGCGGGGCGGTGAGGCCCTCGCGAAGATCGCCGTCGAGATCGACAACGCCCGCAGCCGCCTCGCGACGCGGGCCGACTCGGTCCCCGAGATCCGCTATCCCGAGGATCTGCCCGTCTCCCAGCGCAAGGACGACATCGCCGCGGCGATCCGCGACCACCAGGTCGTGGTCGTCGCCGGTGAGACCGGTTCGGGCAAGACCACGCAGATCCCGAAGATCTGCCTCGAACTCGGCCGCGGGGTGCGCGGGCTGATCGGCCACACCCAGCCGCGCCGGATCGCGGCCCGCGCGGTGGCGGAGCGCCTGGCCGAGGAACTCGGCACCGAGCTCGGCGACACCGTCGGCTACACGGTGCGGTTCACCGACCAGGTCACCGAGTCGACGCTGGTCAAGCTCATGACCGACGGCATCCTGCTCGCCGAGATCCAGCGCGACCGGCTGCTGCGGCAGTACGACACGATCATCATCGACGAGGCGCACGAACGCAGCCTCAACATCGACTTCCTGCTGGGTTATCTGGCGCAGTTGCTGCCGCGCCGACCCGACCTGAAGGTGATCATCACCTCGGCGACGATCGACCCGGAACGCTTCGCCCGGCACTTCGCCGCCCCCGACGGCACGCCCGCCCCGATCGTGGAGGTCTCGGGCCGGACCTATCCCGTCGAGGTGCGCTACCGGCCGCTGACCGTCGAGGTGGGCGATACGCTCGTCGACCGCGATCCCGTCGACGCGGTGTGCGAGGCCGTCGAGGAACTGCAACGCGAGGGCGACGGCGACATCCTCGTGTTCCTGTCCGGCGAACGGGAGATCCGCGACACCGCCGACGCGTTGCGCGACCGCAAGCTGCGCAACACCGAGATCCTCCCGCTCTACGGCCGGCTCTCCGCCGCCGAACAACACAAGGTGTTCACGCCGCACACCGGGCGGCGGGTGGTGCTGTCCACCAACGTCGCCGAGACGTCGCTGACCGTGCCGGGCATCCGGTACGTCGTCGACCCCGGCACCGCGCGCATCTCGCGGTACTCGGTGCGCACCAAGGTGCAGCGGCTGCCGATCGAACCGATCTCGCAGGCCTCGGCCCGGCAGCGTGCCGGCCGCTGCGGTCGTGTCGCCGACGGCATCTGCATCCGGCTCTACTCGGAGGACGATTTCGAGAGCCGGCCGGAGTTCACGGAACCGGAGATCCTGCGGACCAACCTGGCGTCGGTGGTGCTGCAGATGACCGCGCTCGGTCTCGGCGACATCGAGAACTTCCCGTTCGTCGAGGCTCCCGACCCGCGGGCGATCCGCGACGGCATCGCCCTGCTCGAGGAACTCGGCGCGCTCGAACCCGCGAAGAAGGACGAGGGACCGCGGCTGACCGCAGTGGGCCGCGAGATCGCCCGTCTACCTGTCGATCCGCGAATGGCCCGCATGATCGTCGAGGGCCACCGCAACGGCTGTCTGCGCGAGGTGCTCATCATCGTCGCAGCGCTGTCCATCCAGGACGTGCGCGAACGGCCCACCGAGTTCCAGCAGGCCGCCGACGAGAAGCACGCCCGATTCGCGGTGGAGGGCTCGGACTTCCTGGCCTTCCTGCAGCTGTGGGACTACCTCAAGGAGCAGCGTCGCGAGCTGTCGTCGAGCCGGTTCCGGAAAATGTGCCGCGACGAGTTCCTGCACTGGCTGCGCATCCGCGAATGGCAGGACCTGCAGGGGCAGCTGCGGCAGATCTGCCTGGACATGGGCTGGCAGACCCAGCACCGTGAGGTGAACCCCGACGACGTCCACCGCTCGCTGCTGGCGGGCCTGCTGTCGCACATCGGTCTGCGCGAGGGCGAGAAGCGCGACTTCCTCGGCGCGCGCGGCGCGCGCTTCGCGATCTTCCCCGGATCGTCGCTGTTCAAGAAGCCGCCGCGCTGGGTGATGGCCGCCGAACTCGTCGAGACATCCCGGCTGTGGGCGCGCACCGCCGCGCGCATCGAACCCGAGTGGGTCGAGAAGCTGGCGCCCCATCTGGTCAAGCGCACCTATTCGGAGCCGCACTGGTCGACCCGGCGCGAGGCGGCGATGGCCTACGAACGCGTCACCCTCTACGGCATCCCACTGGTCGCGCAGCGACCCGTCCCCTACGGCCGCATCGATCCGGAGGTCTCGCGGGAGCTGTTCATCCGGCACGCACTCGTGCAGGGCGAATGGCGCACGCAGCACAGGTTCTTCCACGACAACCGGGCACTGCTCGAGGACGTCGAGGAACTCGAGCACCGGGCGCGGCGCCGCGACATCGTCGTCGACGACGAGACCCTGTTCGAGTTCTACGACGAGCGGGTCGGCCCGGAGGTGGTGTCGGCGCGGCACTTCGACACCTGGTGGAAGAAGACCCGCCGGCAGCAACCCGACCTGCTGACCTTCACCCCCGAGACGGTGGTGAATCAAGAGGCCGCGGCGGTGCTCGAGGGCGATTATCCGGATGCCTGGCGGCAGGGCGAGATCCAGTTCCCGCTCACCTACCAGTTCGAGCCCGGCACCGAGGAGGACGGTGTCACCGCCCGGATCCCCGTTGCCCTGCTGGCGAACGTGCGGGCGGTGGGCTTCGACTGGCTCGTGCCGGGCATGCGCACCGAGCTGGTCACCGCACTCATCAAGACCTTGCCCAAACACCTGCGCCGGCAGGTCGTTCCGGCACCGGACTTCGCGGCGGCGGCGCTCGCGTCGGTCACCCCGCGGTCCGAGCCGCTCGTCAATGCGATGGCCCGTGAGCTGTCCCGGCTCGGCCGGTGCCCCATCGAACCGTCGGACTTCTCCCCCACGTCCCTGCCCGACCACCTGCGGATGACCTTCGCGGCCGTGGACGAGAAGGGCAAGGTGCTGGGCCGCAGCAAGAGTCTCGTCGAGCTCCGTAAGCAGCTGTCGTCCCGCGTGGACGCCGAGGTGTCGCGGGCGGCGTCGGGTACCGAACGGGCCGCGACGCTGGTGTGGACAGCGGAGACCCTCGGGACCCTGCCCGCCACGGTGACCCGCGAGGTCGGAGGCCAGCAGGTCACCGGTTATCCGGCGCTGGTGCCGGAGGGCGAGGGTGTGGCGGTGCGGGTGCTCAGCACCCCGCAGGCCCAGCAGGCCGCGACCCGGCAGGGTCTGCGCACCCTGCTGCTCGCCTCGGCGCCGACGAAGACCAAGGCGGTCACCTCGGGGCTGACCAACACCGAACGGCTCACACTCGGACGCAATCCCGACGGGTCGTTCGACGCGCTCGTCGAGGACTGCCGGGCCTGCGCGGTCGACGAGATGATCGCCGCGCACGGCAGACCGGTGCGCACACCGGAGGAGTTCGAGCGGCTCGCGGCGGCGGTGCGGTCGCAGCTGCCCGGGCGGGTCGCCCGGCTGCTGAAGGCCGTGGTGCCGGTACTCGGGCAGGCCCACGAGGTGGGGATCCTGCTCGACCGGGTGCGCGGTGAGGCCGCCGAGGATGTGCGGGAACAGTTGTCGTCGCTGCTGTTTCCGGGTTTCGTCACGGATCTGGGAACGCGACGCCTGGCCGACCTGCCGCGCTATCTCGCGGCGGCGGCGCACCGGCTGGAGTCGTTGCCGGCGAGCGCACACCGGGACGCCGCGGGCATGGACGTGCTCGACCGGGTCTACTCCGCGTACGACAAGTTGCTGGCGCGCCTACCCGAGGAGCGGCACGGTTCCCCCGAGATCACGGAGATCTACTGGATGATCGAGGAACTGCGGGTGAGCCTGTTCGCGCAGAGCCTGGGCACGCGGATCCCGGTGTCGGAGAAGCGGGTCCTCAAGGCGATCGACGCCGTCCGCTGA
- a CDS encoding aspartate aminotransferase family protein: protein MTDVVIDRGRELVVGALWHGFADMGAVEKDGAFVVARGEGAYIWDTDGNRYLDATAGLWFTNVGHGRIEIGEAVAAQIGKVAHYSNFGDLTAEPTVELAERLAAIAPVTGSRIFFTSGGSDSVDSAAKLARRYWQEVGRPGKTLLVSREKAYHGMHVGGTSLAGIPVNGEGYGQLWEDTARVAWNDAKALLELIDSVGADSIAAFFCEPIIGAGGVYLPPEGYLAEVREICRDHDILFVVDEVVTGFGRIGGSWFASSRFDLRPDMITTAKGLTSGYVPMGALFVAPHVAEPFFSGGVWWRHGYTYGGHAAAAAAALANLDIIERENLLAESARIERTLHEKLAPLAEHPRVAEVRSGLGAVAAVQLADPSEALGFVKTLRQHGISSRAAGQGAMQISPAFVMTDEQIGALADGIAAALG from the coding sequence ATGACGGATGTCGTGATCGATCGTGGACGGGAGCTGGTCGTGGGTGCGTTGTGGCACGGATTCGCCGATATGGGCGCGGTCGAGAAGGACGGCGCCTTCGTCGTCGCGCGCGGCGAGGGTGCGTACATCTGGGACACCGACGGCAACCGCTATCTCGACGCCACCGCCGGCCTGTGGTTCACCAACGTCGGGCACGGCCGCATCGAGATCGGGGAGGCCGTCGCCGCACAGATCGGGAAGGTCGCGCACTACTCGAACTTCGGTGACCTGACCGCCGAACCGACCGTCGAGCTCGCCGAACGTCTCGCGGCGATCGCCCCGGTGACCGGCAGCCGGATCTTCTTCACCTCGGGCGGCTCCGACTCCGTCGACTCCGCTGCGAAGCTGGCGCGCCGCTACTGGCAGGAGGTCGGCCGGCCCGGCAAGACCCTGCTCGTCTCGCGCGAGAAGGCCTACCACGGCATGCACGTCGGTGGCACCTCGCTGGCCGGCATCCCGGTCAACGGCGAGGGCTACGGGCAGCTCTGGGAGGACACCGCGCGGGTGGCGTGGAACGACGCCAAGGCCTTGCTCGAACTCATCGACTCCGTCGGCGCCGACAGCATCGCGGCGTTCTTCTGCGAACCGATCATCGGCGCGGGCGGGGTGTACCTGCCGCCGGAGGGCTATCTCGCCGAGGTCCGCGAGATCTGCCGCGACCACGACATCCTCTTCGTCGTCGACGAGGTGGTCACCGGATTCGGGCGTATCGGCGGTTCCTGGTTCGCGTCGTCGCGCTTCGATCTGCGCCCGGACATGATCACCACGGCGAAGGGCCTGACCTCCGGCTACGTGCCGATGGGTGCGCTGTTCGTCGCCCCGCACGTCGCCGAGCCGTTCTTCTCGGGCGGGGTGTGGTGGCGCCACGGCTACACCTACGGTGGGCACGCCGCCGCCGCGGCCGCCGCCCTGGCGAATCTCGACATCATCGAACGTGAGAACCTGCTCGCCGAGTCGGCCAGGATCGAGCGGACGCTGCACGAGAAGCTCGCCCCGCTGGCCGAACATCCGCGGGTGGCCGAGGTACGCAGCGGTCTCGGAGCCGTGGCCGCCGTGCAGCTCGCCGACCCGTCCGAGGCACTCGGCTTCGTCAAGACCCTGCGGCAGCACGGCATCTCGAGCCGGGCGGCCGGTCAGGGCGCGATGCAGATCTCCCCGGCGTTCGTCATGACGGACGAGCAGATCGGCGCTCTCGCCGACGGAATCGCCGCAGCACTCGGCTGA
- the nrdR gene encoding transcriptional regulator NrdR — MYCPYCRHPDSRVVDSREADEGAAIRRRRACPECGRRFTTVETAVLSVVKRSGVTEPFSREKVVRGVARACQGRDVDNDALNKLAQQVEDAVRAKGSPEVPSHEVGLAILGPLRDLDEVAYLRFASVYRGFSSAEDFEREIHELRAHQQARTTEPDEQKQ; from the coding sequence ATGTACTGCCCGTATTGCCGACACCCCGACTCGCGGGTGGTCGATTCGCGCGAGGCAGACGAGGGTGCCGCGATCCGTCGTCGCCGGGCCTGCCCCGAATGCGGCCGCCGATTCACCACCGTCGAGACCGCGGTGCTCTCCGTCGTCAAACGCAGCGGTGTGACGGAACCATTCAGCCGCGAGAAGGTCGTGCGCGGTGTCGCGCGCGCCTGCCAGGGCCGTGACGTCGACAACGACGCTCTGAACAAACTGGCCCAGCAGGTCGAGGATGCGGTGCGGGCCAAGGGATCCCCGGAGGTGCCCAGCCACGAGGTCGGTCTGGCCATCCTCGGGCCGCTGCGCGATCTCGACGAGGTCGCCTACCTCCGGTTCGCCTCCGTCTACCGCGGGTTCAGCTCCGCCGAGGACTTCGAACGCGAGATCCACGAACTGCGCGCACATCAGCAGGCGCGGACCACCGAGCCGGACGAACAGAAGCAGTGA